In Rutidosis leptorrhynchoides isolate AG116_Rl617_1_P2 chromosome 2, CSIRO_AGI_Rlap_v1, whole genome shotgun sequence, one genomic interval encodes:
- the LOC139890752 gene encoding protein MAIN-LIKE 2, translating into MDFYATSPGPNDDSVLYDQEKHVSSAVWAGKERGVIRCHEHTSKLDQWTLTSKQIELVKKAGFGYLRSIPAISLDNSLISALVERWRRETNTFHFTVGEMTITLEDVGYILGLPIDGEPVIGVTYTACDAICMKFLGRTPDSGATSGGMVKLSWLKDTFARCPENGSDDEIERHTRAYLLYLVGSTIFSTTTGNKVPVMYLPLFENFDQAGRYAWGAAALSFLYRALGNASLRSQSTISGCLTLLQCWSYFHLSIGRPRLKDDPSRDRFPFVFRWKGKHYGPSTSKDIVFYRKSLDCLKPSEVDWCPYMNISDALLPEYIRGNLILGRSNTMLICFDKAERHLPDRCLRQFGIRQPVPLDVPQWERKSRGVDGGIDLSGKMETELSEWSDRHLRVVDGEEDVEESEYLHWYLKITRRVVGRPVSISAEFQRMNVALREIASVADMVSLHGMDDQQMHAVSRIRFLAHECLRDQMGSMMFTDPDHNEIDKKIRGKERIKRKGSGIKRRRKDDSTMYMSASSQQKFCIATPINMVDSSAPPMCHVENNDVEICLPSASVADDTQLCYLTAKVDDESQQMSDADNEIDDPNFCRTIEVDDDNLI; encoded by the exons ATGGATTTCTATGCTACCAGTCCTGGACCTAATGATGATTCTGTACTGTATGATCAAGAAAAGCATGTTTCATCTGCAGTTTGGGCCGGAAAG GAACGTGGCGTGATTAGATGTCATGAACACACTTCAAAGCTAGATCAATGGacactaacatcaaaacaaatcgaATTAGTAAAAAAAGCAGGATTTGGTTACTTAAGATCAATCCCAGCAATTAGTCTTGACAACTCGTTAATATCTGCTCTCGTTGAACGATGGAGGAGAGAAACAAATACTTTCCATTTTACTGTTGGAGAAATGACAATAACACTCGAAGACGTCGGTTACATTCTCGGTTTACCAATCGATGGTGAGCCCGTTATTGGTGTAACATACACTGCGTGTGATGCTATTTGTATGAAGTTTTTGGGTCGAACGCCTGATTCTGGTGCAACTAGTGGTGGAATGGTTAAACTTAGTTGGTTAAAAGACACATTTGCTCGATGTCCTGAAAATGGTTCAGATGATGAAATTGAACGTCATACTCGTGCTTATCTTTTATACCTTGTTGGTAGCACAATTTTTTCTACAACTACTGGTAATAAGGTCCCGGTTATGTATCTACCGTTGTTTGAAAACTTCGATCAAGCTGGAAGGTACGCGTGGGGTGCGGCTGCATTATCGTTCTTATATCGAGCACTTGGTAATGCCTCTCTTAGATCTCAAAGCACCATCAGTGGTTGTTTGACCCTGCTACAG TGCTGGAGTTACTTTCACTTGAGTATTGGCCGACCAAGGCTTAAAGATGATCCAAGCCGTGATCGATTTCCGTTTGTATTTAGATGGAAAGGGAAACATTACGGTCCGTCAACTAGCAAGGATATAGTTTTCTATCGTAAATCATTGGACTGCTTGAAGCCCTCTGAA GTTGACTGGTGTCCATACATGAATATTAGTGACGCTCTGTTACCAGAATATATAAGAGGTAATCTTATCCTTGGAAGATCAAACACAATGTTAATATGCTTCGATAAGGCTGAAAGGCACTTGCCTGATCGTTGCCTAAGACAATTCGGCATACGACAGCCGGTCCCACTTGACGTGCCGCAATGGGAACGAAAGAGTCGTGGAGTCGATGGCGGGATCGACCTTTCGGGGAAAATGGAAACGGAGCTCAGTGAATGGTCAGACCGTCATCTTCGTGTTGTTGATGGTGAAGAAGATGTTGAAGAAAGTGAATACTTGCATTGGTACTTAAAAATTACCCGCAGGGTCGTCGGACGACCCGTTTCCATCTCTGCCGAGTTTCAACGAATG AATGTTGCATTGAGGGAGATTGCGAGTGTAGCAGACATGGTGTCATTGCATGGTATGGATGATCAACAAATGCACGCAGTTAGTAGAATCAGGTTTCTTGCTCATGAATGCTTGAGAGACCAAATGGGAAGCATGATGTTTACCGACCCCGATCACAATGAAATTGACAAAAAAATCAGAGGGAAAGAACGAATTAAAAGAAAAGGCTCGGGCATCAAACGCAGGCGAAAAGATGATTCAACAATGTACATGTCAGCATCCAGTCAGCAAAAGTTTTGTATAGCTACTCCTATTAACATGGTTGACTCCAGTGCGCCGCCCATGTGTCACGTTGAAAATAATGACGTGGAAATATGCCTTCCTTCTGCTAGCGTTGCAGATGATACTCAATTATGTTATTTGACGGCTAAAGTGGATGATGAATCACAACAGATGTCTGATGCTGATAATGAAATCGATGATCCAAATTTCTGTAGAACAATTGAAGTTGATGATGATAATTTAATCTAG